In Pseudomonas fluorescens, the following are encoded in one genomic region:
- a CDS encoding cobyrinate a,c-diamide synthase yields MSQPRHCPAVLIAAPASGQGKTTVTAALARLHRNQGRKVRVFKCGPDFLDPMILERASGAPVYQLDMWMVGEQESRRLLWEAAAEADLILIEGVMGLFDGTPSSADLARHFGVPVLGVIDGTAMAQTFGALALGLARYQPDLPFAGVLANRVGTLRHAQLLEGSLTEGLRWYGALSRETGIELPSRHLGLVQASELNDLDLRLDAAADALASSCEVALPPTVEFAAPDVIAVEPLLAGVRIAVARDEAFAFTYGASLDLLRAMGAELSFFSPIRDRALPEADSLYLPGGYPELHHVALAQNTAMLDAIRAHHRAGKPLLAECGGMLYLLDSLTDVEGTRAELVGLLAGDAVMQKRLAALALQAVELPEGLLRGHTYHHSLTTTELAPIARGLSPNGGRGAEAVYRDGRMTASYVHFYFPSNPSAIAALFAPDRGTAFASRSDRRTVAPTFDGELPEETESPVGASLLAKRP; encoded by the coding sequence GTGAGTCAGCCTCGGCACTGTCCGGCGGTACTGATTGCCGCGCCGGCTTCCGGCCAGGGCAAGACCACCGTCACCGCGGCACTGGCCCGATTGCATCGCAATCAGGGGCGCAAGGTCCGTGTGTTCAAGTGCGGCCCCGACTTTCTCGATCCGATGATTCTCGAACGCGCCAGTGGTGCGCCGGTGTATCAGCTGGACATGTGGATGGTCGGCGAGCAGGAGAGTCGCCGGTTGCTGTGGGAAGCCGCTGCTGAAGCGGATCTGATCCTGATCGAAGGCGTCATGGGGCTGTTCGACGGTACGCCGTCGAGCGCCGATCTGGCGCGGCATTTCGGTGTGCCGGTGCTGGGGGTGATCGATGGCACCGCCATGGCCCAGACCTTCGGCGCATTGGCTCTGGGGCTGGCGCGTTATCAGCCGGACTTGCCATTCGCCGGCGTGCTGGCCAATCGTGTCGGCACGCTGCGCCACGCGCAACTGCTCGAAGGCAGCCTGACAGAAGGCTTGCGCTGGTACGGCGCGCTGTCCCGGGAAACCGGGATCGAATTGCCGAGCCGGCACCTGGGGCTGGTGCAGGCCAGTGAGTTGAACGATCTCGACCTGCGCCTCGATGCGGCAGCCGATGCCCTGGCCAGCAGTTGCGAGGTCGCGCTGCCGCCGACGGTCGAGTTCGCCGCCCCTGATGTCATCGCGGTCGAGCCGCTGCTGGCGGGTGTGCGCATTGCGGTCGCCCGTGATGAAGCCTTTGCGTTCACCTACGGCGCGAGCCTGGATCTGCTGCGGGCGATGGGTGCCGAGTTGTCGTTCTTCTCGCCGATCCGCGACCGAGCGTTGCCGGAAGCGGACAGCCTGTATCTGCCGGGCGGTTACCCGGAGCTGCACCATGTCGCGCTGGCGCAAAACACCGCGATGCTCGACGCGATCCGCGCCCACCACCGGGCAGGCAAACCCTTGCTCGCCGAGTGTGGCGGCATGCTGTATCTGCTCGACTCCCTGACTGATGTCGAGGGCACTCGCGCCGAACTGGTTGGCTTGCTGGCCGGTGATGCGGTGATGCAAAAGCGTCTGGCAGCGCTGGCGTTGCAAGCGGTGGAATTGCCGGAAGGTTTGCTGCGCGGGCACACCTATCACCATTCGTTGACCACCACTGAACTGGCGCCGATTGCCCGTGGCTTGAGCCCTAACGGCGGGCGCGGAGCGGAGGCGGTCTACCGTGATGGGCGGATGACTGCCTCCTATGTGCACTTTTATTTTCCGTCGAACCCTTCGGCGATAGCCGCGCTGTTTGCGCCAGATCGTGGGACCGCTTTCGCGAGCAGGTCGGATCGCCGCACCGTCGCTCCCACATTTGATGGTGAGTTGCCTGAAGAAACGGAATCCCCTGTGGGAGCGAGCCTGCTCGCGAAGCGGCCATGA
- the bluB gene encoding 5,6-dimethylbenzimidazole synthase yields MSDNAFSEAERAAVYRAIAERRDMRHFSGGTVEPELLRRLLEAAHQAPSVGLMQPWRFIRISDRALRGQIQALVEEERIRTAEALGERSDEFMKLKVEGINDCAEVLVAALMDDREQHIFGRRTLPEMDMASLSCAIQNLWLASRAEGLGMGWVSLFEPQALADLLRLPPGAKPLAVLCLGPVREFYPAPMLVLEGWAQARPLHELLYENYWGVSQ; encoded by the coding sequence ATGAGCGACAACGCATTTTCCGAAGCCGAACGCGCAGCGGTCTATCGCGCCATCGCCGAGCGCCGCGACATGCGCCACTTCAGCGGCGGCACCGTCGAGCCCGAATTGCTGCGGCGCCTGCTCGAAGCCGCACACCAGGCTCCCAGTGTCGGCCTGATGCAACCCTGGCGCTTCATCCGCATCAGTGATCGCGCCTTGCGCGGGCAAATCCAGGCCCTGGTGGAAGAAGAACGCATCCGCACCGCCGAAGCCCTCGGCGAGCGCAGCGATGAGTTCATGAAGCTCAAGGTCGAAGGCATCAATGATTGCGCCGAGGTTCTGGTCGCGGCACTGATGGACGACCGCGAGCAGCATATCTTCGGTCGCCGCACCTTACCGGAAATGGACATGGCTTCTTTGTCCTGTGCGATCCAGAACCTGTGGCTGGCGTCCCGCGCCGAAGGGCTGGGCATGGGCTGGGTGTCGCTGTTCGAACCACAGGCACTGGCGGACCTGTTGAGGCTGCCACCGGGAGCCAAGCCACTGGCGGTGCTGTGCCTGGGACCGGTGAGGGAGTTCTACCCGGCGCCGATGCTGGTGCTCGAAGGCTGGGCACAGGCGCGTCCGCTACATGAATTGCTGTATGAAAACTATTGGGGAGTGAGTCAATGA
- the cbiB gene encoding adenosylcobinamide-phosphate synthase CbiB — protein MSVALLSVAAVALDALLGEPKRWHPLVAFGRFAERIEQRFNGGGRGWRSHGVTAWVIAVLPLTLLATAFSWAPYVGWIVEILALYCALGMRSLGEHVTPVAKALRGGDLDEARKRVSYLVSRKTSDLDETEVARAATESVLENGSDAVFAALFWFAVAGAPGVVLYRLSNTLDAMWGYRNERFERFGWAAAKVDDVLNYIPARLVALTYALLGKTRLALKCWRTQGPTWDSPNAGPVMAAGAGALGVELGGAAIYHGELHQRPQLGEGVPADADSIDRGWQLVQRGVWLWLLILCLGAEFYA, from the coding sequence ATGAGTGTGGCGTTGTTGAGTGTCGCCGCGGTTGCGCTGGATGCGCTGCTGGGTGAACCCAAACGCTGGCATCCGCTGGTGGCGTTCGGCCGTTTTGCCGAGCGCATCGAGCAACGTTTCAACGGCGGCGGTCGCGGCTGGCGCAGTCATGGCGTCACCGCGTGGGTGATCGCCGTGTTGCCGCTGACGCTGTTGGCCACGGCATTCTCCTGGGCGCCCTATGTCGGCTGGATCGTCGAGATCCTCGCGCTCTATTGCGCCCTCGGCATGCGCAGCCTCGGTGAGCATGTCACGCCTGTGGCCAAGGCCCTGCGTGGCGGTGATCTTGATGAAGCACGCAAACGCGTGAGCTATCTGGTCAGCCGTAAAACCAGTGATCTGGATGAGACCGAAGTCGCCCGGGCCGCTACCGAGTCGGTACTGGAGAACGGTAGCGATGCAGTATTTGCGGCGTTGTTCTGGTTTGCCGTGGCGGGCGCGCCGGGCGTGGTGCTCTATCGTCTGAGCAATACGCTGGATGCGATGTGGGGCTATCGCAATGAGCGCTTCGAACGGTTCGGCTGGGCGGCGGCGAAGGTCGACGACGTGCTCAATTACATTCCTGCGCGCCTGGTGGCACTGACTTACGCGTTGCTGGGCAAAACCCGGTTGGCGTTGAAATGCTGGCGCACCCAGGGTCCGACCTGGGACAGCCCGAACGCCGGTCCGGTGATGGCGGCAGGGGCGGGTGCCCTTGGCGTCGAATTGGGCGGGGCGGCGATTTATCACGGCGAACTGCATCAGCGTCCACAGTTGGGCGAAGGCGTGCCGGCGGATGCCGACTCCATTGACCGGGGCTGGCAATTGGTCCAGCGCGGGGTATGGTTGTGGCTGCTGATTCTCTGCCTGGGGGCCGAATTTTATGCTTGA
- the cobD gene encoding threonine-phosphate decarboxylase CobD gives MLEHGGRLRKAALEYGIDEADWLDLSTGLAPWPFPVPDIPLRAWARLPETDDGLEQAACDYYGTLQVLPVAGSQMAIQLLPRLRRAGKVGVLSPCYAEHAEAWRRNGYIVREVLEQEVDFFIDSFDVLVVVNPNNPTGLSLTPSRLLDWHARLAQRGGWLVVDEAFMDNTPQLSLAPFAHQVGLIVLRSFGKFFGLAGVRLGFVLAERKLLKLLAEQVGPWAVSGATRVVGQACLRDTEGHTRQRVRTEEASERLASLLEQYGFEPEGGCALFQWLITERAEALHEFMARRGILLRLFTHNSSLRFGLPGDEIAWVRLAQAFEDFAKENQ, from the coding sequence ATGCTTGAGCACGGTGGGCGATTGCGCAAGGCGGCGCTCGAATACGGCATAGATGAAGCCGACTGGCTGGACCTGTCCACGGGCCTTGCGCCCTGGCCGTTCCCGGTGCCGGATATTCCGCTGCGGGCCTGGGCCCGTTTGCCGGAGACGGACGACGGTCTGGAGCAGGCCGCCTGCGATTACTACGGCACCTTGCAGGTATTGCCGGTGGCCGGCTCGCAAATGGCGATTCAACTGCTGCCGCGATTGCGTCGGGCGGGCAAGGTCGGCGTGCTGTCACCCTGTTATGCCGAGCACGCCGAGGCGTGGCGTCGCAACGGCTACATCGTGCGTGAAGTGCTGGAGCAGGAAGTCGACTTCTTTATCGACAGTTTCGATGTGCTGGTGGTGGTCAATCCGAATAACCCCACAGGCCTGAGCCTCACCCCCAGTCGCCTGCTCGACTGGCACGCGCGGCTGGCCCAGCGCGGTGGCTGGCTGGTGGTAGACGAAGCGTTCATGGATAACACGCCGCAACTGAGCCTGGCGCCGTTTGCCCATCAAGTCGGGCTGATCGTCTTGCGCTCCTTTGGCAAGTTTTTCGGCCTGGCCGGTGTGCGCCTGGGGTTTGTACTGGCCGAGCGCAAGTTACTCAAGTTGCTGGCTGAACAAGTGGGGCCCTGGGCCGTGAGCGGGGCAACCCGGGTAGTGGGCCAGGCCTGCCTGCGCGATACCGAGGGGCATACGCGGCAACGGGTGCGCACCGAAGAGGCCAGTGAGCGCCTTGCGTCGTTGCTGGAGCAGTACGGCTTCGAGCCCGAGGGCGGCTGTGCGCTGTTCCAGTGGTTGATCACCGAGCGCGCCGAAGCACTGCATGAGTTCATGGCCCGGCGCGGCATTCTCCTGCGGTTGTTCACGCACAACAGCAGCCTGCGATTCGGCTTGCCCGGTGACGAAATCGCCTGGGTACGACTGGCACAGGCGTTCGAAGATTTCGCCAAGGAAAACCAATGA
- a CDS encoding cobyric acid synthase, which yields MTTLMVQGTTSDAGKSTLVTALCRWATRQGVRVVPFKPQNMALNSAVTADGGEIGRAQAVQAQAANLKPHTDMNPVLLKPNSDTGAQVIIHGRAVTTMNAVAYHDYKSIAMQAVLVSHGRLSAAYPLVMVEGAGSPAEINLRAGDIANMGFAEAVDCPVLLIADINRGGVFAHLVGTLELLSPSEQARVKGFVINRFRGDIALLQPGLDWLEERTGKPVIGVLPYVMDLHLEAEDGIDQRQADKAEQVLKVVVPVLPRISNHTDFDPLRLHPQVDLQFIGPGQAIPSADLIILPGSKSVRSDLAYLRANGWDTAIARHLRYGGKLLGICGGLQMLGEQVHDPLGLEGAPGSSAGLGLLAFQTELEQEKQLRNVRGRLALEDAPVAGYEIHAGVTTGPALENAAVQLDDGRCDGAQSADGQIFGTYLHGLFESPAACSALLRWAGLQEVQDVDYHGLRERDIERLADLVEKHLDTGLLRQLCGI from the coding sequence ATGACCACGCTGATGGTGCAGGGCACCACATCGGATGCCGGTAAAAGCACGCTGGTCACCGCGCTGTGCCGTTGGGCCACCCGCCAAGGCGTCAGGGTGGTGCCGTTCAAGCCGCAGAACATGGCCCTCAACAGTGCGGTGACCGCCGACGGTGGCGAGATCGGCCGCGCCCAGGCGGTACAGGCCCAGGCCGCGAACCTTAAGCCGCACACCGACATGAACCCGGTGTTGCTCAAGCCCAACAGTGACACCGGTGCCCAGGTGATCATCCATGGCCGCGCCGTCACGACCATGAATGCCGTCGCCTATCACGACTACAAATCCATCGCCATGCAAGCGGTGCTGGTCTCCCACGGGCGCTTGAGTGCGGCGTATCCGCTGGTGATGGTCGAGGGCGCGGGCTCGCCGGCGGAAATCAATCTGCGCGCCGGTGACATTGCCAACATGGGCTTTGCCGAAGCGGTGGATTGCCCGGTGCTGCTGATCGCCGATATCAATCGCGGCGGGGTTTTCGCCCATCTGGTGGGCACCCTCGAACTGCTGTCGCCGAGCGAACAGGCGCGGGTCAAAGGCTTCGTCATCAATCGTTTTCGTGGCGACATCGCGTTGCTGCAACCCGGTCTCGACTGGCTCGAAGAGCGCACCGGCAAACCGGTGATCGGCGTGCTGCCGTACGTGATGGACCTGCACCTGGAGGCCGAGGACGGCATCGATCAACGCCAGGCCGATAAAGCCGAACAGGTGCTGAAGGTGGTGGTGCCGGTTCTGCCGCGCATCAGCAATCACACCGATTTCGATCCGCTGCGCCTGCACCCGCAAGTGGACCTGCAATTCATTGGCCCCGGCCAGGCGATTCCGTCCGCCGACCTGATCATCCTTCCCGGCTCGAAAAGTGTGCGCAGCGACCTCGCGTACCTGCGGGCCAACGGCTGGGACACCGCCATTGCCCGGCATCTGCGTTACGGCGGGAAACTGCTGGGGATTTGTGGCGGCCTGCAGATGCTTGGTGAACAGGTACATGACCCGCTGGGCCTCGAAGGTGCGCCGGGTTCCAGTGCCGGTTTGGGGCTGCTGGCGTTCCAGACCGAGCTCGAACAAGAGAAGCAGTTGCGCAATGTGCGTGGTCGCCTGGCGCTGGAAGACGCGCCGGTGGCGGGTTATGAAATTCATGCCGGAGTAACCACCGGACCCGCTCTGGAAAACGCCGCCGTGCAACTGGATGACGGCCGCTGTGATGGTGCGCAAAGTGCTGACGGGCAGATTTTCGGCACTTACCTGCACGGGCTGTTCGAATCGCCGGCGGCGTGCAGTGCGCTGCTGCGCTGGGCGGGTTTGCAGGAGGTGCAGGACGTGGATTATCACGGCTTGCGCGAGCGTGATATCGAGCGACTGGCGGATCTGGTGGAGAAGCATCTGGATACCGGGTTGTTGCGGCAGCTCTGTGGGATATAA
- the cobU gene encoding bifunctional adenosylcobinamide kinase/adenosylcobinamide-phosphate guanylyltransferase encodes MLQLILGGARSGKSRLAEKLAIDSALAVTYIATSQPLDGEMSERVAHHRARRPAEWALIEEPVELARVLRESARAERCLLVDCLTLWLTNLLMLDDAERLQAERDALLDCLASLPGEIIFVSNETGMGVVPLGELTRRYVDEAGWLHQALAERCQRVVLTVAGLPLTLKGTAL; translated from the coding sequence ATGCTCCAACTGATCCTCGGCGGCGCCCGCTCCGGCAAGAGTCGCCTGGCTGAAAAGCTCGCCATCGACAGCGCCCTGGCCGTCACCTACATCGCCACCAGCCAGCCACTGGACGGAGAAATGAGCGAGCGGGTGGCCCATCACCGCGCCCGTCGTCCTGCCGAATGGGCATTGATCGAAGAACCGGTGGAGCTGGCCCGGGTGCTGCGCGAATCCGCCCGTGCCGAGCGCTGCTTGCTGGTGGATTGCCTGACCCTGTGGCTGACCAATCTGCTGATGCTCGACGATGCCGAGCGCTTGCAAGCCGAGCGTGATGCCTTGCTGGACTGCCTGGCGTCGCTGCCGGGTGAAATCATTTTTGTCAGCAACGAGACCGGAATGGGTGTCGTGCCGCTGGGCGAATTGACTCGCCGCTATGTCGATGAAGCCGGTTGGCTGCATCAAGCTCTGGCTGAGCGTTGTCAGCGTGTCGTCCTGACCGTCGCCGGCCTGCCCCTGACTCTGAAAGGAACTGCGTTATGA
- the cobT gene encoding nicotinate-nucleotide--dimethylbenzimidazole phosphoribosyltransferase has translation MTQSWWLNPCKPVDTQVVEQAQARQQQLTKPAGSLGQLEALAVQLAGLQGRVKPSLEQVWIAIFAGDHGVVAEGVSAFPQEVTGQMLLNFVSGGAAISVLARQLGASLEVVDLGTVTPSLSLPGVRHLNVGPGTANFVQGPAMTQAQGQLALQAGRDSVLRAIASGAQLFIGGEMGIGNTTAASALACALLDCPVVHLTGPGTGLNAEGVSHKAQVIERALALHGAQRDDALQTLFNLGGFEIAALVGAYLACAQEGVAVLVDGFICSVAALVAVRLNPECRQWLLFGHRGAEPGHRHVLETLDAQPLLDLGLRLGEGSGAALAVPLLRLACDLHGQMATFAEAAVADRPA, from the coding sequence ATGACTCAATCCTGGTGGCTGAACCCGTGCAAGCCGGTCGATACCCAAGTGGTCGAACAGGCCCAGGCGCGGCAACAGCAACTGACCAAGCCGGCCGGCTCCCTCGGGCAGCTGGAAGCGCTGGCGGTGCAGCTGGCGGGTTTGCAGGGGCGGGTCAAGCCGAGTCTGGAGCAGGTGTGGATCGCGATTTTTGCCGGTGACCACGGCGTCGTCGCCGAGGGCGTGTCGGCGTTTCCCCAGGAAGTGACCGGGCAGATGCTGCTCAACTTCGTCAGCGGTGGTGCGGCGATCAGCGTATTGGCGCGGCAACTGGGCGCTTCCCTAGAAGTGGTTGACCTTGGCACGGTAACGCCGTCGCTGAGCCTGCCGGGTGTACGCCACCTGAACGTCGGCCCGGGCACGGCAAATTTTGTACAGGGACCGGCCATGACCCAGGCCCAGGGGCAACTCGCCTTGCAGGCCGGCCGTGACAGCGTGCTGCGGGCAATCGCCAGCGGTGCACAGTTGTTTATCGGTGGCGAAATGGGCATCGGTAACACCACCGCCGCCAGCGCCCTGGCGTGCGCGCTGCTCGATTGCCCGGTGGTGCATTTGACCGGGCCTGGCACCGGGCTCAATGCCGAAGGTGTCAGCCACAAGGCCCAGGTAATCGAGCGCGCCCTGGCACTGCATGGCGCGCAGCGTGACGATGCCTTGCAGACCCTGTTCAACCTCGGTGGTTTTGAAATCGCCGCGCTGGTCGGTGCGTATCTCGCCTGTGCCCAGGAAGGTGTTGCGGTGCTGGTGGATGGCTTCATTTGCAGTGTCGCGGCGCTGGTTGCGGTGCGCTTGAATCCAGAGTGTCGTCAGTGGCTGCTGTTCGGTCATCGCGGCGCCGAGCCAGGGCATCGTCATGTGCTGGAAACCCTGGACGCGCAACCCTTGCTCGATCTCGGCCTGCGGCTTGGCGAAGGCAGTGGCGCGGCGTTGGCTGTGCCGCTGCTGCGCCTGGCTTGCGACCTGCACGGGCAGATGGCGACCTTCGCCGAAGCCGCCGTGGCAGATCGCCCGGCATGA
- the cobC gene encoding alpha-ribazole phosphatase family protein, with the protein MTLRVDLLRHGETELGGGLRGSIDDALTDTGWAQMRAAVVGQGPWDRLVSSPLQRCARFAEELGAQLGVPVQLDKDLQELHFGAWEGQSAAALMETDEQALGLFWADPYSFTPPQGEPVADFSARVLAALERLHATCAGERILLISHGGVMRLLLAQARGLPRQQLLNVEVGHGALFSLTMEPAGVLKEVL; encoded by the coding sequence ATGACCTTGCGCGTGGATCTGTTGCGTCACGGTGAAACCGAACTCGGCGGCGGCTTGCGCGGCAGTATCGATGACGCGTTGACCGACACGGGCTGGGCTCAGATGCGCGCTGCGGTGGTCGGGCAGGGGCCGTGGGATCGGCTGGTCAGTTCACCCTTGCAGCGTTGTGCACGCTTTGCCGAGGAACTCGGTGCGCAACTGGGTGTGCCGGTGCAACTGGATAAAGACCTGCAAGAGTTGCATTTCGGCGCCTGGGAAGGGCAGAGCGCGGCGGCGTTGATGGAAACCGATGAGCAGGCCCTGGGCTTGTTCTGGGCCGATCCTTATTCGTTCACGCCGCCTCAGGGTGAGCCGGTTGCAGACTTTTCGGCACGGGTGCTGGCCGCGCTGGAGCGTTTGCATGCGACCTGTGCCGGTGAGCGCATTCTGTTGATCAGCCATGGCGGTGTGATGCGCCTGTTGCTGGCACAAGCGCGCGGGCTGCCACGGCAGCAACTGCTCAACGTTGAGGTCGGGCACGGCGCACTGTTTTCGTTGACGATGGAGCCTGCGGGCGTGTTGAAGGAAGTGCTCTGA
- a CDS encoding adenosylcobinamide-GDP ribazoletransferase, producing the protein MLPFWIALQFLSSLPIRLPGMPEPRELGRSLLFYPLVGLLFGVILWAVNWLLLGTPTLLHTALLLSLWVLLSGGLHLDGLADSADAWLGGFGDRERTLTIMKDPRSGPIAVVTLVLVLLLKFTALLALIEQPHSLALIIVPLIGRSALLGLFLTTPYVRAGGLGQALADHLPRSAGKQVLAVSALACVLIAGISGALAVVLAALGFVWLRQVMLRRLGGTTGDTAGAMLELLEVAVLVGLALA; encoded by the coding sequence ATGCTGCCATTCTGGATCGCCCTGCAATTTCTCAGCAGCCTGCCGATACGCCTGCCCGGTATGCCTGAGCCCCGGGAGCTGGGGCGGTCGCTGCTGTTTTATCCGCTGGTGGGATTACTCTTTGGCGTGATTCTGTGGGCAGTCAACTGGCTGTTGCTCGGCACGCCGACGTTGTTGCACACGGCGCTGTTGCTTAGCCTTTGGGTGCTGCTCAGCGGCGGGTTGCATCTCGATGGCCTGGCGGACAGCGCCGATGCCTGGCTCGGTGGTTTTGGTGACCGCGAGCGTACGCTGACCATCATGAAAGACCCGCGCAGCGGGCCGATCGCCGTGGTGACGCTGGTGCTGGTGTTGTTGCTCAAGTTCACCGCCCTGCTGGCGCTGATCGAACAGCCGCACTCGCTGGCATTGATCATCGTGCCGTTGATCGGTCGCAGCGCGTTGCTTGGCTTGTTCCTGACCACGCCGTACGTGCGTGCTGGTGGCCTGGGCCAGGCATTGGCCGATCATCTTCCGCGTTCGGCGGGCAAGCAGGTGTTGGCGGTCAGCGCACTGGCTTGTGTGTTGATCGCAGGCATCAGCGGTGCGCTGGCGGTGGTGTTGGCGGCGCTGGGGTTTGTCTGGTTGCGACAGGTGATGCTGCGGCGCCTGGGCGGCACGACGGGGGACACGGCGGGTGCGATGTTGGAGTTGCTGGAAGTTGCAGTGCTGGTAGGCTTGGCGTTGGCCTGA
- a CDS encoding MarR family transcriptional regulator, with translation MLDSQCLCINLRRAARGVSRHYDGALDGFGINVAQYSLLCNLQRLDQPSISTLAEAMGLDRSTLGRNLRVLEGDGLVTLVEGEDMRNRIVLLTEAGAERLKAALPAWEAAQQRLIDRLGAEKRETLLKLLDELA, from the coding sequence ATGCTCGATTCCCAATGTTTATGCATCAACCTGCGTCGCGCCGCCCGTGGCGTCAGCAGGCATTACGACGGCGCTCTCGATGGCTTCGGGATCAACGTTGCGCAGTATTCTTTGCTGTGCAACCTGCAGCGTCTGGATCAGCCGAGCATCTCGACCCTGGCCGAGGCCATGGGCCTGGATCGCAGCACCCTGGGGCGCAATTTGCGGGTGCTGGAGGGTGATGGCCTGGTGACGCTGGTCGAGGGCGAGGACATGCGCAACCGCATCGTCCTGCTGACCGAGGCCGGGGCAGAGCGCCTCAAGGCTGCCTTGCCGGCCTGGGAAGCCGCACAGCAACGCTTGATCGATCGCCTGGGCGCCGAAAAGCGCGAAACCTTATTGAAGCTGCTGGATGAACTGGCATGA
- a CDS encoding MFS transporter encodes MTSMWRTCGWVLLGSALILALSLGVRHGFGLFLAPMSAEFGWGREVFAFAIALQNLIWGLAQPFTGALADRFGAAKVVLVGGVLYAAGLICMGLSDSAMTLSLSAGLLIGIGLSGTSFSVILGVVGRAVPPEKRSMGMGIASAAGSFGQFAMLPGTLGLIGWLGWSAALLALGLLVALIVPLVSMLKDKPLPVLGHEQTLGEALREACSHSGFWLLAFGFFVCGFQVVFIGVHLPAYLVDQHLPATVGTTVLALIGLFNIFGTYTAGWLGGRMSKPRLLTGLYLLRAVVIALFLWAPVTTTTAYLFGMAMGFLWLSTVPLTNGTVATLFGVRNLSMLGGIVFLFHQLGSFLGGWLGGVVYDRTGSYDLIWQVAILLSLLAAALNWPVRERPVARLQTQMSAT; translated from the coding sequence ATGACATCGATGTGGCGTACATGCGGCTGGGTTCTGTTGGGGAGTGCGCTGATCCTTGCGTTGTCGCTGGGCGTTCGCCATGGCTTCGGGCTGTTTCTGGCGCCGATGAGCGCCGAGTTCGGCTGGGGCCGTGAAGTCTTTGCCTTCGCCATCGCCCTGCAGAACCTGATCTGGGGCCTCGCACAGCCGTTCACCGGCGCCCTGGCTGACCGCTTCGGCGCGGCGAAAGTGGTGCTGGTCGGTGGCGTCCTGTACGCGGCCGGGCTTATCTGTATGGGGCTCTCCGACTCGGCGATGACCCTGTCCCTGAGCGCCGGCCTGCTGATCGGCATCGGACTGTCCGGTACGTCGTTCTCGGTGATCCTGGGGGTGGTCGGGCGCGCGGTGCCGCCGGAAAAGCGCAGCATGGGCATGGGGATCGCCAGTGCGGCCGGTTCGTTCGGTCAGTTCGCGATGTTGCCCGGCACACTCGGTTTGATTGGCTGGCTTGGCTGGTCCGCGGCGTTGCTGGCGCTGGGCTTGCTGGTGGCGTTGATCGTGCCGCTGGTGAGTATGCTCAAGGACAAGCCGCTGCCCGTCCTGGGCCACGAACAAACCCTTGGCGAAGCGCTGCGCGAAGCCTGCTCCCATTCCGGATTCTGGCTGTTGGCGTTCGGCTTTTTCGTGTGCGGATTCCAGGTGGTGTTCATCGGCGTGCACTTGCCGGCCTATCTGGTGGATCAACACCTTCCGGCGACGGTCGGCACCACGGTGCTGGCACTGATCGGCCTGTTCAACATCTTCGGCACCTATACCGCTGGATGGCTCGGCGGGCGCATGTCCAAGCCTCGTTTGCTCACCGGTCTGTACTTGCTGCGGGCGGTGGTCATTGCGTTGTTCCTGTGGGCGCCGGTGACGACCACCACGGCCTACCTGTTCGGCATGGCCATGGGTTTCCTGTGGTTGTCGACGGTGCCGTTGACCAACGGCACGGTGGCGACCTTGTTTGGTGTGCGAAACCTGTCCATGCTCGGCGGGATTGTTTTCCTGTTTCACCAGCTCGGTTCGTTCCTGGGCGGCTGGTTGGGCGGGGTGGTGTATGACCGAACCGGGAGTTATGACTTGATCTGGCAAGTGGCAATTCTCTTGAGCCTGTTGGCCGCTGCCCTCAACTGGCCGGTGCGTGAGCGGCCGGTGGCGCGCCTGCAAACACAAATGAGTGCGACATGA
- a CDS encoding glutathione peroxidase — MLKRWIAVPALLLTFTGLAYAAECPELLQGSLQKLRAKESIDLCQRYEGKPLVVVNTASFCGFAPQFKSLEALNQRYKGLGLEVLGVPSNDFKQESRDGAETAKVCYVNYGVTFTMTEPQSVRGADATHLFKVLAEQSSAPKWNFYKYVVDRKGKVIASFSSLTKPDDPEFIAAVEQALASQP, encoded by the coding sequence ATGTTGAAGCGCTGGATTGCAGTCCCCGCGTTGCTGCTGACGTTTACCGGGCTGGCCTACGCGGCCGAGTGCCCGGAGCTGTTGCAAGGATCACTGCAAAAGCTGCGCGCCAAGGAATCCATCGACCTCTGTCAACGGTATGAAGGTAAGCCGCTGGTGGTGGTCAATACTGCGAGCTTCTGCGGTTTCGCCCCGCAGTTCAAAAGCCTTGAGGCGCTGAATCAGCGTTACAAAGGGCTGGGGCTGGAAGTGCTGGGTGTTCCGTCCAATGACTTCAAGCAGGAGTCCAGGGACGGTGCCGAGACCGCCAAGGTCTGCTACGTCAACTATGGCGTGACCTTCACCATGACCGAGCCGCAGTCGGTACGTGGCGCCGACGCAACCCATCTGTTCAAGGTGCTGGCCGAACAGAGCAGTGCGCCAAAATGGAATTTCTACAAATACGTGGTCGATCGCAAGGGTAAGGTGATCGCCAGCTTTTCCAGCCTGACCAAGCCCGATGATCCCGAGTTCATTGCAGCGGTGGAGCAAGCCCTGGCTTCACAACCTTGA